A single window of Vigna unguiculata cultivar IT97K-499-35 chromosome 1, ASM411807v1, whole genome shotgun sequence DNA harbors:
- the LOC114195429 gene encoding uncharacterized protein LOC114195429 produces the protein MKCCFFVCVYICVYLYLCHTYLIVLTQISFKPKLKKKMGLSLHKLAPGADQKKLKELEPIIEEGYEKLTEEKDAMEFPVFYRAVCEIVEKLNEKLGNTQIKLPATKDLETEFNKREKSKDGKNKALTKTEFQEIMKNLVKSSGFTGIGAKEAILCIFGVPLAALLIKQKVMPEAIRDEFFIPGVTSATVFTLAALNKI, from the exons ATGAAATGTTGTTTCtttgtatgtgtatatatatgtgtatatctATACCTCTGCCACACCTACCTCATTGTTTTAACTCAAATCTCCTTTAAACCAAagctaaagaaaaaaatgggctTGTCTCTGCATAAACTTGCACCAG GGGCTGATCAAAAAAAGCTGAAAGAACTTGAACCAATTATAGAAGAAGGGTATGAAAAATTGACCGAAGAGAAAGACGCCATGGAATTCCCAGTTTTTTACCGAGCAGTATGCGAGATTGTCGA AAAACTCAATGAAAAACTCGGAAATACGCAGATTAAACTTCCAGCGACAAAGGATTTGGAGACAGAATTCAAT AAGCGTGAAAAGAGTAAAGATGGGAAAAACAAGGCACTGACAAAAACAGAATTCCAGGAGATAATGAAAAATTTGGTGAAATCATCAGGATTCACTGGAATAGGAGCAAAGGAAGCAATCTTGTGCATTTTTGGTGTTCCATTGGCTGCTCTGTTGATAAAGCAGAAAGTGATGCCTGAAGCAATTCGTGATGAATTTTTCATTCCAGGAGTAACTTCTGCCACCGTTTTCACCCTTGCTGCTCTCAACAAGatttga
- the LOC114181880 gene encoding phosphatidylinositol 4-phosphate 5-kinase 5-like — MIGKDSGVMKAWEATMRKTHAVAKKRANSIFGTISLSQVTEEEDNQDDYDDDDENENEVYEVYLEEKVLPNGDYYTGEWANNFPHGLGKYLWTDGCMYVGDWYKGKTKGKGRFSWPSGATYEGEFKGGYMCGTGTYTGCSGDTYKGHWELNLKHGHGFKSYANGDWFDGEWKRGLQDGEGRYEWKDESHYVGEWRNGIICGKGSFAWANGNKFEGFWEDGWPKGNGTFKWPDGSFYEGNFSKDVKDPNGTYHPKESESEEGEGEGHSNWDPQELYNDLSAYLVCPGEKAQVMPSQKRLAVWRSTKAAGETSKTRRMSVDGRVSMGLDRQGDRLLDGGESDGSAKTPTMGSDLEEDLTALRVEDAAENSGQLQPLKAPKKSKRVGESIGKGHKNYELMLNLQLGLRHSIARPAPTASLDLKPAAFDPKEKVWTRFPPEGSKYTPPHPCCDFKWKDYCPVVFRTLRKLFMVDPADYMLSLCGNDALRELSSPGKSGSFFYLTNDDKYMIKTMKKAEVKVLLRLLPSYYNHFRDYKNTLLTKYYGLHCVKLNGPIQKKVRFIIMGNLFRSEFITHRRYDLKGSSLGRTSDKPETEISETTILKDLDLNFIFQLEKSQFEEFCRQVDLDCEILEQEGIMDYSLLVGIYFKDISPEGEVIPIQSRTPAASASGDLENEENPDTTSEAKDEPPSDPPPSVTLGMNMPARVERTVRRSGCELQLIGEPIGEFYNVSLTFGIIDILQDYDISKKLEHAYKSIQYDPTSISAVDPIQYSRRFRDFILRVFTETS, encoded by the exons ATGATTGGAAAAGATAGCGGTGTGATGAAGGCATGGGAGGCAACGATGAGAAAGACGCATGCAGTTGCGAAGAAGCGTGCCAACAGTATATTTGGGACGATATCTTTGTCACAGGTTACGGAAGAAGAAGATAACCAGGATGATTATGACGACGACGATGAGAATGAGAACGAGGTGTACGAGGTGTACCTTGAAGAGAAGGTTCTACCTAACGGGGATTACTACACGGGGGAATGGGCGAATAACTTCCCACACGGGCTAGGGAAATACCTGTGGACGGATGGGTGCATGTACGTTGGAGATTGGTACAAAGGGAAGACAAAGGGAAAGGGTAGGTTCAGTTGGCCTTCAGGGGCGACATATGAAGGGGAGTTCAAGGGTGGTTACATGTGTGGGACAGGGACTTACACAGGGTGTAGTGGGGATACTTATAAGGGGCACTGGGAACTAAACTTGAAACATGGTCATGGTTTTAAGAGTTATGCGAATGGGGATTGGTTTGATGGAGAGTGGAAGAGGGGTTTGCAAGATGGGGAGGGGAGGTATGAGTGGAAGGATGAGAGCCATTATGTGGGGGAATGGAGGAATGGGATTATTTGTGGTAAAGGGTCATTTGCTTGGGCTAATGGGAACAAGTTTGAAGGGTTTTGGGAAGATGGTTGGCCAAAGGGGAATGGGACTTTCAAGTGGCCAGATGGGAGTTTTTATGAGGGGAATTTCAGCAAGGATGTGAAGGATCCGAATGGGACATATCATCCAAAGGAATCAGAATCAgaagagggagagggagaggggcATAGTAATTGGGATCCTCAAGAGTTGTATAATGATTTGAGTGCTTATTTGGTTTGCCCTGGGGAGAAGGCTCAGGTTATGCCATCACAGAAGAGGCTTGCGGTTTGGAGGTCTACAAAGGCTGCTGGGGAGACTTCTAAAACTAGGAGAATGTCGGTGGATGGAAGGGTGAGTATGGGCTTGGACAGACAAGGTGATAGGTTGTTGGATGGTGGGGAGAGTGATGGCAGTGCTAAAACTCCAACCATGGGGAGTGATCTCGAGGAAGATTTGACTGCTTTACGTGTTGAAGATGCTGCAGAAAATTCGGGTCAACTCCAACCTCTCAAAGCACCCAAGAAGTCAAAGAGGGTGGGAGAGAGCATTGGCAAAGGACACAAAAATTATGAGCTCATGCTCAATTTGCAGCTCGGACTCAG GCATTCTATTGCAAGGCCTGCTCCCACAGCATCACTTGATCTGAAGCCTGCAGCTTTTGATCCTAAGGAGAAAGTGTGGACAAGATTTCCACCAGAAGGATCCAAATACACTCCACCACATCCATGTTGTGACTTTAAGTGGAAGGACTATTGCCCGGTAGTTTTTAG AACTCTTAGGAAGCTATTCATGGTGGATCCGGCTGATTACATGTTATCCTTATGTGGAAATGATGCACTTCGCGAACTTTCCTCTCCTGGAAAAAGTGGCAGCTTCTTTTACTTGACCAATGACGACAAATACATGATTAAGACAATGAAGAAAGCTGAAGTGAAA GTTCTATTGAGACTGCTTCCATCCTATTACAATCACTTTCGAGACTACAAAAATACTCTTTTGACAAAGTATTATGGCCTGCATTGTGTGAAGTTAAATGGGCCTATTCAGAAGAAG GTTCGGTTTATCATAATGGGCAACCTCTTCCGTTCTGAGTTTATCACCCATAGACGCTACGATTTGAAGGGTTCTTCACTTGGACGAACCTCAGATAAGCCTGAGACAGAAATTAGTGAAACCACTATACTTAAGGATCTTGAtcttaatttcatatttcaacTGGAGAAGTCCCAGTTTGAAGAGTTTTGCAG ACAAGTTGATTTGGATTGTGAGATTCTGGAACAGGAGGGAATTATGGACTATAGTCTTCTAGTGGGCATTTATTTCAAAGATATTTCGCCAGAAGGAGAAGTTATTCCTATACAATCTCGAACTCCTGCTG CTTCAGCTTCAGGtgatttagaaaatgaagaaaatccCGACACCACAAGTGAAGCCAAAGATGAACCTCCTTCTGATCCTCCTCCTAG TGTGACATTGGGTATGAACATGCCAGCAAGGGTTGAAAGGACAGTGAGAAGAAGTGGTTGTGAATTACAGCTTATAGGAGAACCAATTGGAGAGTTCTATAATGTTTCGTTGACTTTTGGCATCATAGACATACTCCAAGACTATGACATCAGCAAGAAGCTTGAGCATGCCTACAAATCCATTCAATATGACCCGACTTCAATATCAGCCGTTGATCCTATACAATATTCAAGGCGCTTTCGTGATTTCATACTTAGAGTATTCACTGAAACCTCTTGA